One window from the genome of Erwinia sorbitola encodes:
- the metC gene encoding cystathionine beta-lyase, whose protein sequence is MTSEKIETALIRAGRSKRYTQGSVNAVIQRASSLVFDSVADKKRATAGRADGELFYGRRGTLTHFSLQEAMTELEGGAGCVLYPCGAAAVANAILAFVSAGDNVLMSGSVYEPTQDFCTKILSKMSVTTTWFDHNIGSEIAELVQPNTRVVFLESPASITMEVQDVPAIVAAIRSKAPEAIIMIDNTWGAGILFRALEFGVDISIQAGTKYLIGHSDAMIGTAVANARCWEQLRENSYLMGQMVDADTAYMASRGLRTLAVRLRQHEESSLRVAHWLAERPEVAVVNHPALPQCKGHAFWQRDFTGSSGLFSFVLKEKLSDTQLAHYLDHFHHFSMAYSWGGYESLILANQPEELAAIRPAGGVDFTGTLVRLHIGLENVEDLIDDLAAGFSRLSR, encoded by the coding sequence ATGACCAGCGAAAAAATTGAGACCGCACTGATTCGTGCCGGACGCAGCAAACGTTATACCCAGGGATCGGTTAATGCCGTCATCCAGCGGGCTTCATCACTGGTGTTTGATTCGGTAGCGGATAAGAAACGCGCCACTGCCGGGCGGGCAGACGGCGAACTATTTTATGGACGCCGTGGCACCCTGACTCACTTTTCACTTCAGGAAGCGATGACCGAACTTGAGGGCGGTGCAGGCTGCGTGCTCTATCCGTGCGGTGCAGCGGCGGTGGCAAATGCCATTCTCGCCTTTGTTTCCGCCGGGGATAACGTGCTGATGAGCGGCAGCGTATATGAGCCGACGCAGGATTTCTGTACCAAAATCCTCAGTAAAATGAGTGTGACAACCACCTGGTTTGATCACAATATTGGCAGTGAGATTGCCGAACTGGTGCAGCCGAATACGCGCGTGGTGTTCCTTGAGTCACCGGCGTCGATCACCATGGAAGTACAGGATGTCCCGGCCATCGTTGCAGCGATCCGCAGTAAAGCCCCTGAAGCGATTATTATGATCGATAACACCTGGGGCGCCGGGATCTTATTCCGCGCACTGGAATTTGGCGTGGACATCTCGATTCAGGCCGGAACCAAATATCTGATTGGTCATTCAGACGCGATGATCGGCACGGCAGTCGCCAATGCGCGCTGCTGGGAACAGCTGCGGGAAAACTCCTATCTGATGGGACAAATGGTCGACGCAGATACCGCCTATATGGCCAGCCGGGGTCTGCGTACGCTGGCAGTGCGCCTGCGCCAGCATGAAGAGAGCAGCCTGCGCGTGGCGCACTGGCTGGCAGAACGCCCTGAGGTAGCGGTAGTGAATCATCCGGCGCTGCCGCAGTGTAAGGGCCATGCGTTCTGGCAGCGCGATTTTACCGGTAGCAGCGGCCTGTTCTCTTTTGTACTGAAGGAGAAACTGAGCGATACGCAGCTGGCGCATTATCTCGACCACTTCCATCATTTCAGCATGGCATACTCATGGGGCGGCTATGAGTCGCTGATCCTTGCCAATCAGCCGGAGGAGCTGGCGGCGATCCGTCCGGCGGGCGGTGTGGATTTCACCGGTACTCTGGTTCGTCTGCATATCGGGCTGGAAAACGTGGAGGATCTGATTGACGACCTGGCCGCAGGTTTTTCTCGCCTGAGCCGCTAA
- a CDS encoding MFS transporter has translation MAITPQITSSRQGGAKTIFNVTSGNFLEMYDFMVFGYYATAIAKTFFPGDDPFASLMLTLMTFGAGFLMRPLGAIILGSYIDQHGRRKGLLLTLGLMAIGTLTIAVVPGYSTLGMAAPILILLGRLLQGFSAGVELGGVSVYLSEIAPKGKKGFYVSWQSGSQQIAVIFAALLGLLLNHLLDKGEVSEWGWRIPFVIGCMIVPFLFWIRRMLEETEAFSQRKHHPTMGQIMHSVGSNWGLILAGMLMVVTTTVMFYMITAFTPTFGKTVLMMGDRQSFFVTLCVGVSNLIWLPVMGSLSDRYGRRPLLLLFTVLMVVTAWPVLHWLVGSPSLAHLLEAELWLSFLYASYNGAMVVYLTEVMPAEVRATGFSLAYSLATALFGGFTPAICSYLIHITGDKAMPGVWLTIAALCGLVGSLVIKRLVKQYQVRRLKEPAIQV, from the coding sequence ATGGCCATAACCCCTCAGATCACTTCATCACGGCAAGGCGGCGCGAAAACCATCTTCAACGTGACCAGCGGTAACTTCCTCGAAATGTATGACTTTATGGTGTTTGGCTACTATGCCACCGCCATCGCTAAAACCTTCTTTCCCGGCGATGACCCCTTCGCCTCACTGATGCTGACGCTGATGACGTTCGGCGCAGGCTTCCTGATGCGTCCGCTGGGGGCGATTATTCTTGGCTCCTATATTGACCAGCACGGACGCCGTAAGGGGCTGCTGCTGACGCTCGGGCTGATGGCGATCGGCACGCTGACCATTGCGGTGGTGCCCGGCTACAGCACCCTTGGCATGGCAGCACCAATCCTGATCCTGCTTGGCCGCCTGTTGCAGGGCTTCTCCGCCGGGGTTGAGCTGGGCGGCGTATCGGTCTATCTGTCGGAGATCGCGCCGAAGGGCAAAAAAGGGTTCTATGTTAGCTGGCAGTCCGGCAGCCAGCAGATCGCGGTGATCTTCGCCGCACTCTTGGGGCTGCTGCTCAACCATCTGCTGGATAAAGGTGAAGTAAGCGAGTGGGGCTGGCGTATTCCCTTTGTCATCGGCTGTATGATTGTGCCTTTCCTGTTCTGGATCCGGCGGATGCTGGAGGAAACCGAGGCGTTCAGCCAGCGTAAACATCATCCGACTATGGGGCAGATTATGCATTCAGTGGGCAGTAACTGGGGGCTGATCCTTGCGGGGATGCTGATGGTGGTCACCACTACCGTGATGTTTTATATGATCACCGCCTTTACCCCCACCTTCGGTAAGACTGTGCTGATGATGGGCGACAGGCAGAGCTTCTTTGTTACCCTGTGCGTGGGTGTCTCTAATCTTATCTGGCTGCCGGTAATGGGTTCGCTGTCGGATCGCTATGGCCGCCGCCCGCTGCTGCTGCTGTTTACCGTGCTGATGGTGGTCACCGCCTGGCCGGTACTGCACTGGCTGGTTGGCTCCCCCAGCCTCGCCCATCTGCTGGAAGCCGAGCTGTGGCTCTCCTTCCTCTACGCCAGCTATAACGGGGCGATGGTGGTCTACCTTACCGAGGTGATGCCTGCTGAAGTACGCGCGACCGGGTTCTCGCTGGCCTATAGTCTGGCAACCGCGCTGTTTGGTGGTTTTACCCCAGCAATTTGCAGCTATCTGATTCATATCACTGGAGATAAAGCGATGCCGGGTGTATGGCTGACAATTGCAGCGCTGTGCGGGCTGGTGGGTTCACTGGTGATTAAGCGGCTGGTGAAGCAGTATCAGGTGCGGCGTTTGAAAGAACCGGCAATTCAGGTGTGA
- a CDS encoding Csu type fimbrial protein, with protein MRPLFLLLLVYSSSGSALPTANFAVNASVVNGCVISGTNTAVFGTLDFGTQPGVGSATANAAYVQSSSIVLACTPGTALSMRIDGGSNYTNTRNLKLAGNTNLVAYSLYTNAAHTTAIPVGQDMALTLSNANNITLPVYGQLQLSGVNRAGNYSDTLTVTLSW; from the coding sequence ATGCGCCCGTTATTCCTGCTGCTGCTGGTTTATAGCAGCAGCGGGAGTGCGCTTCCCACCGCCAACTTTGCGGTGAATGCTTCCGTCGTTAATGGCTGCGTCATTTCAGGCACCAACACTGCTGTTTTCGGCACGCTCGATTTCGGTACTCAGCCGGGTGTGGGCAGCGCGACCGCCAATGCCGCCTATGTGCAAAGCTCCTCAATCGTGCTGGCCTGCACTCCGGGAACAGCACTCAGCATGCGCATTGACGGTGGCAGCAACTACACCAACACACGCAACTTAAAACTGGCCGGTAACACCAATCTGGTGGCGTACAGCCTCTACACCAATGCCGCACATACCACCGCGATCCCGGTTGGTCAGGACATGGCGCTAACACTGAGCAATGCCAACAATATTACGCTGCCCGTTTACGGCCAGCTGCAGTTGAGCGGCGTCAACCGGGCAGGTAACTACAGCGACACTTTGACCGTGACTTTGAGCTGGTAA
- a CDS encoding Csu type fimbrial protein: MRKLLLLFSALLLTGGTLPALAACTTPAVTASFGGVSSFTVNTTPATVQQNISVNCGSGVLALLSSDSIKLQLTSATAVATTGSRGALKQGSDLIPVQLCTDSACTNELAIGGTIYTMTRSQLLGLNIGGAGQVIFNVPLYLRTMAGAVVAEGNYTVTLTVTVNYDVCTGIGLLGACLLGSQQTGSSAQLITVNMAISKDCTTITAPVVNFGSAPLVTSFTAVSQSINVICTKGSTYTVGLNNGQHAVGTQRYMTSSAGGQLAYEIYKGSGTTRWGSSVAAERMASSAANTTSTDGLTRTFNYNAQVLTSQATPAAGAYSDMVTVDLSF; the protein is encoded by the coding sequence ATGAGAAAACTGCTATTGCTGTTCAGCGCACTTCTGCTGACAGGCGGCACGCTGCCTGCGCTGGCGGCCTGTACCACACCTGCTGTCACCGCCAGCTTTGGCGGCGTCAGCTCGTTTACGGTGAATACCACGCCGGCCACCGTACAGCAGAACATTTCCGTCAACTGTGGGTCTGGCGTACTGGCGCTGCTCTCCAGCGATTCGATTAAACTCCAGCTGACCAGCGCCACCGCTGTGGCAACCACCGGCAGCCGTGGCGCATTGAAGCAGGGCAGTGACCTGATCCCGGTTCAGCTCTGTACCGATTCCGCCTGTACAAATGAGCTGGCCATTGGCGGTACTATCTACACTATGACCCGCAGTCAGCTTCTCGGTCTGAATATCGGCGGTGCAGGCCAGGTAATTTTTAATGTTCCGCTCTATCTGCGCACCATGGCAGGTGCCGTAGTGGCCGAGGGAAACTACACCGTAACGCTGACGGTAACGGTAAATTACGATGTCTGCACCGGCATCGGGCTGCTGGGTGCCTGCCTGCTGGGTTCGCAGCAAACAGGCAGCAGTGCACAGCTGATTACCGTAAATATGGCGATCTCTAAAGACTGTACGACGATTACCGCTCCCGTGGTTAATTTTGGCAGCGCCCCGCTGGTCACCAGTTTTACCGCGGTGAGCCAGTCGATTAACGTTATCTGTACCAAAGGCAGCACCTATACCGTTGGCCTGAACAATGGTCAGCACGCGGTGGGCACTCAGCGCTATATGACCAGCAGTGCGGGCGGTCAGCTGGCGTATGAAATTTATAAAGGATCGGGCACTACGCGCTGGGGCAGCAGCGTGGCTGCGGAACGGATGGCAAGTTCAGCGGCGAATACCACCAGCACTGACGGATTGACCCGTACGTTTAACTACAATGCTCAGGTACTGACCAGTCAGGCTACGCCCGCAGCGGGTGCCTACAGTGATATGGTCACGGTGGATTTGTCGTTTTAG
- a CDS encoding fimbria/pilus outer membrane usher protein, with translation MNRSRLVPGRHCTLIVTGLLNCLSPLTGSAETYSTLPPPPGISSADSNTQQQEFMLGLVVNDDDRGLVVPVQFRDGHYLLRAADLQRAGIPTAQVTSSIMDVSAMDRVKAEYDRQRQRLLLTVPPEWLPAQTFAGTTHNGPRYEGRSSNGALFNYDLYASQTTGGGTRLSAWNELRLFGGYGQFSSNGIYQQQITGEAGALENGYIRYDTWWSNQNEDHALNLQVGDLISDSLAWSSSVRLGGIQVGRDFSLRPDLVTYPLPSFSGQAAVPSTVDLFVNGYKTSSNNVQPGPFSLTNMPFVNGAGNAVVITTDAQGRQVSTTLPFYVASDLLKSGLSDYSFSAGALRRNYGLKNFDYGAAASSGSYRYGLTDWLTLESHAEGAESLALGGAGVQLKLGAWGVVNSAVSQSQMEGENGRQYSWGYQYSTSRFSVGMQQTKRTADFGNLALYADHQDNSDTIEYNTLSRRSAQYNASVSLDRFGSLGAALIDITSGSGDRTRLLNLSYSRTLWGNSSLYISASRDQQSADWSGAIGVSIPFSDLSSASISVERNQQGGTAERLNFAHSMPTDGGFAWDASVANQSEGGNYRQGNLRWRNQKVETSAGFYGDDDFSTEYADISGSLVLMDGGAFAANKVDDAFVLVKTDYPDINVRFENQLMGKTDKQGYLLVPRVSSYYPAKYDIDTLDLPANMTTSSVEQRFSVKRQSGYLLHFPIEPLRAASVILHDQNGEPLPLSTQLTREGQQTEFVGWDGIAWLENLTVRNVIHAQTPDGRRCDTELTLSGGRPQSLTTYGPLICVLPPLPSRNTP, from the coding sequence ATGAACAGAAGCCGCCTGGTGCCGGGACGGCACTGTACGCTGATCGTTACGGGTCTGCTGAACTGCCTGTCTCCTCTGACCGGCAGTGCGGAAACCTATAGCACGTTGCCGCCGCCGCCCGGTATCAGCAGCGCTGACAGTAATACTCAGCAACAGGAGTTTATGCTGGGGCTGGTGGTCAACGACGACGATCGCGGGCTGGTGGTTCCGGTGCAGTTCCGTGATGGCCACTATCTGCTGCGCGCCGCCGATCTGCAACGCGCCGGGATCCCCACGGCTCAGGTCACTTCCTCGATAATGGATGTCTCGGCGATGGATCGGGTCAAAGCAGAATATGATCGCCAGCGTCAGCGCCTGTTGTTGACGGTTCCGCCGGAATGGCTGCCGGCGCAAACTTTCGCGGGCACCACCCATAATGGCCCGCGCTATGAGGGCCGCAGCAGTAACGGCGCACTGTTTAATTACGATCTGTACGCCAGCCAGACCACCGGCGGCGGCACCCGCCTCTCCGCCTGGAATGAGCTGCGCCTGTTTGGCGGCTACGGTCAGTTCTCCAGCAATGGCATCTACCAGCAGCAAATCACCGGAGAGGCGGGTGCGCTGGAAAATGGCTATATCCGCTATGATACCTGGTGGTCCAATCAGAATGAGGATCATGCCCTCAACTTGCAGGTCGGCGATCTGATTAGCGATTCACTGGCCTGGAGCAGCAGCGTGCGCCTGGGAGGGATTCAGGTGGGCCGTGACTTCTCGCTGCGCCCGGATCTGGTGACCTACCCTCTGCCCTCCTTCTCCGGCCAGGCTGCGGTTCCGTCCACCGTTGATCTGTTTGTTAATGGCTATAAAACCAGCAGCAATAATGTGCAGCCCGGCCCGTTTTCTCTGACCAATATGCCGTTCGTTAACGGTGCCGGGAATGCCGTGGTGATCACCACCGATGCTCAGGGCCGACAGGTAAGCACCACTCTGCCGTTTTATGTCGCCAGCGACCTGTTAAAAAGTGGGCTGTCCGATTACTCATTTTCCGCCGGTGCCCTGCGCCGCAACTACGGGCTGAAAAACTTTGATTACGGTGCGGCAGCGAGCAGCGGTTCTTATCGCTACGGGCTGACCGACTGGCTGACGCTGGAAAGCCATGCCGAGGGCGCAGAGTCTCTGGCGCTGGGAGGAGCGGGTGTTCAGCTTAAACTGGGAGCCTGGGGCGTGGTCAATAGCGCGGTCAGCCAGAGCCAGATGGAAGGAGAAAACGGCAGGCAGTACAGCTGGGGCTATCAGTACAGCACCAGCCGATTTAGCGTAGGAATGCAGCAAACTAAACGCACCGCTGACTTCGGAAACCTGGCGCTGTATGCCGATCACCAGGACAACAGCGACACCATTGAATACAACACCCTCAGCCGCCGCAGCGCCCAGTACAACGCCAGCGTGTCGCTGGACAGGTTCGGAAGCCTGGGAGCAGCGCTGATCGATATCACCAGCGGCAGCGGCGACCGTACCCGCCTGCTGAATCTGTCGTATAGCAGAACCCTGTGGGGCAATTCCAGCCTGTATATCTCCGCCAGCCGCGATCAGCAGTCAGCAGACTGGTCCGGAGCGATTGGCGTGTCGATCCCGTTCAGCGATCTGAGCAGCGCCAGTATCAGCGTGGAGCGCAATCAACAGGGAGGCACCGCAGAACGGCTTAATTTCGCACATTCGATGCCGACCGATGGCGGTTTCGCCTGGGATGCATCGGTGGCAAATCAGAGCGAGGGTGGCAACTATCGGCAGGGCAATCTGCGCTGGCGTAATCAAAAGGTGGAAACCTCAGCGGGCTTCTATGGCGATGACGACTTCAGCACGGAATATGCCGATATTTCCGGTTCGCTGGTGCTGATGGACGGCGGTGCGTTTGCCGCCAACAAGGTAGATGACGCCTTTGTGCTGGTGAAAACCGACTATCCCGACATTAACGTACGTTTTGAAAATCAGTTAATGGGTAAAACCGACAAGCAGGGCTATCTGCTGGTGCCCAGAGTCAGCTCCTATTATCCGGCAAAATACGATATCGATACCCTCGATCTCCCGGCGAATATGACGACAAGCAGCGTCGAGCAGCGGTTCTCCGTTAAGCGCCAGAGCGGTTATCTGCTGCACTTCCCGATTGAACCACTGCGCGCTGCCAGCGTGATCCTGCATGACCAGAACGGTGAGCCGCTGCCGCTCTCTACGCAGCTTACCCGCGAAGGCCAGCAGACGGAGTTTGTTGGCTGGGACGGCATCGCATGGTTAGAAAATCTGACCGTGCGCAACGTTATCCATGCGCAAACCCCTGACGGACGCCGCTGCGATACGGAGCTGACGTTGTCCGGTGGCCGCCCTCAATCGCTGACTACCTACGGCCCGCTGATCTGCGTGCTGCCACCGCTACCATCACGGAATACACCATGA
- a CDS encoding fimbrial biogenesis chaperone: MKRDSATGVWVAMLFSLLTLKAHAGNSVLIWPIDPKISQDDKATELWLENRGASTTLMQVRVFGWQQVNGQEQYQTQQLVLASPPVVRIEPGKRQLVRLIKQTPPAAGQEAAYRVLLDEIPTPQAPGESQAGLTFQMRYSVPLFVYGKDLDPDTARPDLSWRLVNREGKQAVEITNRGSVHARLSNAELGGRKLSGSLFGYVLAHATNTFPLSSPATDRAEFSAQLDHNQTWRSTSSAR; this comes from the coding sequence ATGAAAAGAGACTCTGCCACAGGAGTGTGGGTAGCCATGCTGTTTAGCTTACTGACGCTAAAGGCTCACGCCGGGAACTCGGTGCTTATCTGGCCAATCGATCCCAAAATAAGCCAGGATGATAAGGCCACCGAGCTGTGGCTGGAGAATCGCGGTGCCAGCACCACGCTGATGCAGGTACGTGTGTTTGGCTGGCAGCAGGTTAACGGTCAGGAGCAGTATCAAACCCAGCAGCTGGTGCTGGCCAGCCCTCCCGTGGTGCGTATTGAGCCGGGCAAGCGGCAGCTGGTTCGTTTGATTAAACAGACGCCGCCCGCCGCCGGGCAGGAAGCCGCTTACCGCGTTCTGCTGGATGAGATCCCCACGCCGCAGGCCCCCGGAGAAAGCCAGGCCGGATTAACCTTCCAGATGCGCTATTCCGTTCCGCTGTTTGTCTATGGTAAAGACCTCGATCCAGATACAGCGCGCCCCGACCTGAGCTGGCGACTGGTGAACCGCGAGGGAAAACAGGCAGTGGAAATCACTAATCGCGGCAGCGTTCATGCCCGCTTAAGCAATGCTGAATTAGGCGGCCGCAAGCTATCCGGCAGCCTGTTTGGCTATGTGCTGGCCCATGCGACTAACACCTTCCCGTTAAGCAGTCCGGCGACGGATCGCGCTGAATTCAGTGCGCAACTGGATCATAATCAGACCTGGCGTAGTACCAGTTCAGCACGCTAG
- the exbD gene encoding TonB system transport protein ExbD, whose protein sequence is MAMRLNEDLDSNGEMHEINVTPFIDVMLVLLIIFMVAAPLATVDVRVNLPASTSAPQPRPDKPVYLSIKADRQLFIGNDAVTPETLVETLTQQTQGKKDTTIFFQADKSVDYETLMNVMDKLRQAGYLKIGLMGMETVTK, encoded by the coding sequence ATGGCAATGCGCTTAAACGAAGATCTCGATAGCAACGGTGAAATGCACGAAATTAACGTGACGCCGTTTATCGACGTCATGCTGGTGCTGCTGATTATTTTTATGGTCGCTGCACCGCTGGCTACCGTTGATGTACGCGTCAATCTGCCTGCTTCCACCAGTGCGCCACAGCCGCGTCCGGATAAACCGGTCTATCTGTCGATCAAAGCCGACCGTCAGCTGTTTATCGGTAACGATGCAGTCACTCCGGAAACGCTGGTGGAAACGCTGACCCAGCAGACCCAGGGCAAGAAAGACACCACCATCTTCTTCCAGGCGGATAAATCAGTGGATTATGAAACCCTGATGAACGTAATGGATAAGCTGCGTCAGGCCGGGTATCTGAAGATTGGTTTGATGGGTATGGAAACCGTCACTAAATAA
- a CDS encoding spore coat protein U domain-containing protein: MKMKLFLLGCGLSLGVASSGFAATTTGTIAAKLTLTAGCLVNGQLATNSTGVNFGTLDFGSSPATFDTLSATLVGSLGNGIFVRCSTGSPYSVQITSSSAKPATVYGAETAQPRYLINGTTATIGIAYTLYGSTNYTTPIANNTNLVSAGTADPVNGDNYPIYGRITGGGNNNVAIPAASYTDTINVAVNY, translated from the coding sequence ATGAAAATGAAGCTTTTTTTGCTGGGCTGCGGCCTCAGCCTTGGCGTTGCCAGTTCTGGCTTTGCTGCCACCACCACCGGAACCATTGCAGCTAAATTGACCCTGACAGCGGGCTGTCTGGTCAACGGGCAGTTAGCCACTAACAGCACGGGCGTCAACTTCGGTACCCTGGACTTCGGCAGTAGCCCCGCCACCTTTGATACGCTATCCGCCACCCTTGTGGGTTCGCTGGGTAACGGTATTTTTGTCCGTTGCTCCACCGGATCGCCCTACTCTGTGCAGATCACCAGCAGCAGTGCCAAACCGGCCACCGTTTACGGTGCAGAAACAGCACAGCCACGCTATTTGATCAACGGCACCACCGCCACTATTGGCATCGCCTACACCCTGTATGGCAGCACTAACTACACCACACCCATTGCCAATAATACCAACCTGGTCAGTGCCGGTACCGCCGACCCGGTCAACGGCGATAACTACCCGATCTATGGGCGCATTACCGGCGGCGGTAACAATAACGTCGCCATTCCAGCCGCCAGTTATACGGATACGATTAACGTTGCAGTGAACTACTGA
- the exbB gene encoding tol-pal system-associated acyl-CoA thioesterase, which translates to MTNDLMQMDLSVWGMYQHADIVVKTVMIGLLMASVVTWAIFFSKSIELSAARKRLKREQQQLANVRSLEEASQVCEGFKGHSLSALLVKEAENELVLSNGSDDNNGIKDRTGFRLERRVAAFSRHAGRGNGFLATIGAIAPFVGLFGTVWGIMNSFIGIAKTQTTNLAVVAPGIAEALLATAIGLVAAIPAVVIYNVFARMIGSYKASLGDVAAQVLLLQSRDLDLAASEGAHRVQSAQKLRVG; encoded by the coding sequence GTGACAAATGATTTGATGCAGATGGATTTATCCGTCTGGGGCATGTATCAGCATGCAGACATCGTAGTTAAAACGGTGATGATTGGTCTTCTGATGGCATCCGTTGTCACCTGGGCTATTTTCTTCAGTAAAAGTATTGAACTGAGCGCGGCGCGTAAGCGCCTGAAGCGTGAGCAGCAGCAGCTGGCGAATGTTCGCTCGCTGGAAGAAGCGTCACAGGTTTGTGAGGGCTTTAAAGGCCACAGCCTCAGTGCTCTGCTGGTAAAAGAAGCGGAAAATGAGCTGGTGCTCTCTAACGGCTCTGACGATAACAACGGCATCAAAGATCGTACCGGATTCCGCCTTGAGCGCCGCGTTGCAGCTTTCAGTCGTCATGCTGGCCGTGGTAACGGCTTCCTCGCGACCATTGGTGCCATCGCGCCATTCGTCGGTCTGTTTGGTACGGTCTGGGGCATCATGAACAGCTTTATCGGGATTGCCAAAACCCAGACCACCAATCTGGCGGTGGTAGCGCCTGGTATTGCCGAAGCGCTGCTGGCAACCGCTATTGGTCTGGTTGCCGCTATCCCTGCGGTGGTTATCTATAACGTGTTTGCCCGTATGATCGGCAGCTACAAAGCTTCTCTGGGCGACGTAGCGGCACAGGTTCTGCTGTTACAGAGCCGCGACCTTGACCTCGCTGCCAGCGAAGGCGCTCATCGCGTTCAGTCTGCGCAGAAACTGCGGGTAGGTTAA
- a CDS encoding SDR family oxidoreductase — translation MTDQYKMQNPLTQYPATEYPKQRQPAPGVQAEMRPQPDCGEKSYRGSQRLEGRKALVTGADSGIGRAAAIAYAREGADVALSYLPDEQRDAEEVAKLVEQAGRKAVLLPGDISDEAFSKKLVEDARELLGGLDILALVAGKQVAVEHIADLTTEQFRKTYETNVFSLYWITQAAIPHLPPGSSIITTSSIQAYQPSAHLLDYASTKAAILAYTRALAKQIIDKGIRVNCVAPGPIWTALQIAGGQTQDKIPEFGQQTPMKRAGQPAELAPVYVYLASQESSYVTAEVHGVTGGNHLS, via the coding sequence ATGACTGACCAATATAAAATGCAAAATCCTCTCACCCAGTATCCGGCCACTGAGTATCCGAAACAGCGCCAACCCGCGCCGGGCGTACAGGCCGAAATGCGCCCGCAGCCAGACTGCGGTGAAAAAAGTTACCGTGGCAGCCAGCGGTTAGAAGGGCGTAAGGCCCTGGTGACGGGAGCGGATTCTGGCATTGGCCGCGCAGCCGCCATTGCCTACGCTCGTGAAGGGGCTGATGTGGCGCTCTCCTATCTGCCTGATGAGCAGCGTGATGCCGAAGAAGTGGCAAAACTGGTGGAGCAGGCGGGGCGAAAAGCCGTGCTGCTGCCGGGCGATATCAGCGATGAGGCCTTCAGTAAAAAACTGGTAGAAGACGCCAGAGAGCTGCTGGGCGGTCTGGATATTCTGGCGCTGGTGGCCGGGAAGCAGGTGGCGGTTGAGCATATTGCCGATCTCACCACTGAGCAGTTCCGCAAGACTTATGAAACCAACGTATTTTCACTCTACTGGATCACCCAGGCAGCGATTCCGCATCTGCCGCCCGGCAGCAGCATTATCACTACCTCGTCGATCCAGGCCTATCAGCCGAGCGCACATCTGCTGGACTATGCCTCCACCAAGGCGGCGATCCTTGCTTACACCCGGGCGCTGGCGAAGCAGATTATCGACAAGGGCATTCGGGTTAACTGTGTGGCACCAGGCCCTATCTGGACAGCATTGCAGATAGCGGGCGGACAGACTCAGGATAAGATCCCGGAATTTGGCCAGCAGACGCCGATGAAGCGTGCGGGTCAGCCAGCCGAACTGGCACCGGTCTATGTTTACCTGGCCTCGCAGGAGTCGAGCTATGTCACCGCTGAGGTACATGGCGTCACCGGCGGTAACCATCTGAGTTAA